From a region of the Cygnus atratus isolate AKBS03 ecotype Queensland, Australia chromosome 3, CAtr_DNAZoo_HiC_assembly, whole genome shotgun sequence genome:
- the UTP25 gene encoding U3 small nucleolar RNA-associated protein 25 homolog has product MGKRGSGGRAAVLGLSKRQKKHLKEFGEEHPFYDKVSGRPEATQICELSDNSDKSSTESDSEIEVEPVPVYHKLLATLKTSPESESEDEEDESESEEAGESEIELGSEGSQEPEEADGGEEDKDEVPAQEEVTAKDAAEEALGQEQDDGVDASCDLSHGAIEEFTDVKHESEFSLETNFMEEESGDCDADKKESNSSQAFSQDPFKQHMDKELEEKEVEKMSTLSKTSSQIKWPRLGQLTFSSTLEKHTTLKPDKEFDVKQLHLHKPLESTWPKVNKQFLSPTTKPSDPSFTPLQRELFSIMNAYKDLFYPERKALTNGEEIRHAYCLHALNHVLKANAQVLSNNAKKRDQKPGTDSDDYRDQGLTRPKVLMIVPFRECALRIVHILISLLEVNDKRKIDVSNKKRFKGEFGSDPEEKPPNLKRPEDYEAVFAGNIDDHFRIGVAILQKSMRLYAPFYSSDIIIASPLGMRTVIGAEGEKKRDFDFLSSIEMLIIDQADIYLMQNWEHVLHLMKHINLLPLDSHGVDFSRVRMLSLNNWSKYYRQTLLFSALQDPQINSIFNKHCFNYTGQVAVRNVPLIGSISRVVVQLPHVFRRIEAENLTSVIDTRFQFFIDKVLPEYRDAIMSHTLIYVPSYFDYVRLRNYFKKEDLNFAHICEYTKKAGICRARRFFLKGDRQFLLLTERFHFYKRYTIKGIRNLIFYELPTYSHFYSEICNMMKATDSGVDATWTCTVLYSKYDAQKLAAVVGIDRTAQMLKSNKNVHLFVTGENE; this is encoded by the exons ATGGGGAAGCGCGGTAGCGGCGGGAGGGCGGCGGTGCTCGGCCTGAGCAAGAGGCAGAAGAAGCACCTGAAGGAGTTCGGGGAGGAGCACCCCTTCTACGACAA GGTTTCTGGAAGACCAGAAGCAACTCAGATCTGTGAACTG TCTGACAATTCTGATAAATCAAGCACAGAAAGCGATTCAGAAATTGAAGTGGAACCCGTCCCTGTGTATCACAAGTTACTGGCTACCCTGAAGACCTCTCCTGAGTCTGAGAGTGAGGACGAGGAAGACGAAAGTGAATCGGAAGAGGCTGGGGAGAGCGAGATAGAGTTGGGCAGCGAAGGCTCCCAGGAGCCCGAAGAAGCAGATGGTGGTGAAGAAGACAAGGATGAAGTACCAGCCCAGGAAGAAG TCACGGCTAAAGACGCAGCAGAAGAGGCACTCGGCCAGGAGCAGGATGATGGCGTTGATGCCTCTTGTGACCTAAGTCATGGAGCAATCGAGGAGTTTACCGATGTGAAACATGAATCTGAATTTAGCTTGGAAACCAATTTCATGGAAGAGGAGAGTGGAGATTGCGATGCGGACAAGAAAGAGAGCAATTCTTCACAAGCCTTTTCACAAG ATCCATTTAAACAGCACATGGACAAagaacttgaagaaaaagaagtagaaaaaatgtCTACGCTTTCTAAAACTTCAAGTCAAATCAAG tggcCAAGGCTGGGTCAGTtaactttttcttccactttggAGAAACATACAACTTTAAAACCAGACAAAGAATTTGATGTGAAGCAGCTTCATCTTCATAAGCCTTTAGAATCCACGTGGCCAAAAGTGAATAAACAGTTCTTGTCGCCAACGACCAAACCGAGCGATCCCTCTTTTACCCCCTTACAAAGAGAGCTCTTCTCTATCATGAATGCCTACAAGGACTTGTTCTATCCAGAAAGAAAGGCTTTAACGAATGGAGAAGAAATCCGGCACGCGTACTGCTTGCATGCCTTGAACCATGTCCTGAAGGCGAATGCCCAGGTGCTCAGCAACAACGCCAAGAAAAGAGACCAGAAGCCAGGGACAGACAGCGATGACTACAGGGACCAGGGGCTCACCAGGCCTAAG GTGCTGATGATAGTGCCCTTCCGGGAATGTGCTTTGAGGATTGTGCACATTCTCATCAGTCTTCTTGAAGTGAAcgacaaaagaaaaatagacgTAAGTAATAAAAAGCGCTTCAAGGGGGAGTTTGGCTCTGACCCAGAAGAGAAGCCCCCCAACCTGAAAAGACCTGAAGATTACGAAGCTGTCTTCGCTGGCAACATCGATGACCATTTCAGAATTG GGGTTGCGATTCTGCAGAAGAGTATGAGATTGTATGCACCATTTTACTCATCGGACATCATCATTGCCTCTCCCCTGGGTATGAGGACTGTCATTGGcgcagagggggagaagaagagagacttCGATTTTCTGTCATCGATAGAAATGCTCATAATTGATCAAGCAGATATTTACCTGATGCAGAATTGGGAACATGTTCTG CACCTGATGAAGCACATTAACCTGCTGCCTTTGGATTCCCATGGGGTAGACTTTTCCCGAGTGCGAATGCTGAGTCTCAACAACTGGTCCAAGTACTACCGTCAGACGCTGCTGTTCAGTGCTCTTCAAGATCCCCAGATTAACTCCATCTTCAACAAACACTGCTTCAATTATACGGGGCAG GTGGCTGTCCGCAACGTACCGCTCATCGGCTCCATTAGCCGTGTTGTGGTCCAGCTCCCTCATGTTTTTCGGAGGATAGAAGCTGAAAACTTAACTTCCGTGATAGATACAAG gtttcagtttttcattgaCAAGGTTTTGCCCGAGTACCGCGATGCCATCATGTCACACACGCTCATTTATGTTCCGTCGTATTTTGACTATGTGCGTCTTCGAAATTACTTCAAGAAAGAGGACCTGAATTTTGCTCACATTTGTGAATACACTAAAAAGGCTGGCATCTGCAGAGCACGGCGCTTCTTTCTCAAGGGAGACAGGCAGTTCTTACTGCTCACTGAGCGCTTCCACTTTTACAAAAG GTATACAATAAAAGGTATTAGGAACCTCATTTTCTATGAGTTACCAACCTACTCCCACTTCTACAGTGAGATTTGCAATATGATGAAGGCCACAGACAGTGGAGTGGATGCTACATGGACCTGTACTGTGCTGTACTCCAAGTATGATGCTCAGAAACTGGCTGCAGTGGTTGGCATAGATCGTACAGCTCAAATGCTCAAGTCCAACAAAAATGTGCACCTCTTTGttacaggagaaaatgaataa